A single Natrinema pellirubrum DSM 15624 DNA region contains:
- the moaC gene encoding cyclic pyranopterin monophosphate synthase MoaC has translation MSEDASDGSAGDADDLTHTTEDGDVQMVDVGDKPDSERRAVAAGEIRLQSSTIEAIRADEVGKGDVLATARIGAIQAVKHTWETIPMCHQIPITNVDTEFALDEDRIELRVTVETTGKTGCEMEALEGVTTGLNVVWDMVKAVEKNDAGQYPETGIENVRVVSKEKDRI, from the coding sequence ATGAGTGAGGACGCATCGGACGGCAGTGCGGGCGACGCCGACGATCTCACGCACACCACCGAGGACGGGGACGTCCAGATGGTCGACGTCGGCGACAAGCCCGACAGCGAGCGTCGCGCCGTCGCGGCCGGCGAGATCCGGCTCCAGTCCTCGACGATCGAGGCGATCCGGGCCGACGAGGTCGGCAAGGGCGACGTCCTCGCGACCGCCCGCATCGGTGCGATCCAGGCCGTCAAACACACCTGGGAGACGATCCCGATGTGTCACCAGATCCCGATCACGAACGTCGATACCGAGTTCGCCCTCGACGAGGACCGAATCGAACTCCGAGTCACCGTCGAGACCACTGGCAAGACCGGCTGCGAGATGGAGGCCCTCGAGGGCGTGACGACCGGCCTGAACGTCGTCTGGGACATGGTCAAGGCCGTCGAGAAGAACGACGCGGGCCAGTATCCCGAGACCGGGATCGAGAACGTGCGAGTCGTCTCGAAGGAGAAAGATCGGATCTGA
- a CDS encoding COG1361 family protein: protein MSKTKRCDWTQLRAVFVIGMLCLSLFAGVGLVTGSPSDVYVTVSDVEVSDDEPTTGDTVTVTPTIRHSSEQDGGFQVTQVVLTAPDRGKVDEASDLGSIGAGETIDVPLQTTVETAGEKRLVVKVRGLKEDADGNLQRIGVIERPVYVSASEPSRDSPTEPRLQIDTDRAVAGTDVPVGVTVSNGDDEELTDLVLRLDGEGIVEEQTRIRPTLGAGNMTTFDFRVRPDEAGETELTATLEYGDDSRVETVRSIQVEPLREDVDLHASILERNESTVLQYRVTNRGNAPIDDVTLSGRVNDEQLPGATIATVDAASAETVTIPVSDAPTGTAEIEATYRADDRTEGIDRTVDLAGPTATDSEIGVGSDRAAFLPGSWGQLLLGGVGATLVCVAAIAGIGYRRRQ from the coding sequence ATGTCGAAAACGAAACGATGCGATTGGACGCAGTTACGGGCGGTGTTCGTCATCGGAATGCTCTGTCTGTCCCTGTTCGCCGGGGTCGGCCTCGTCACTGGTTCCCCGTCGGACGTCTACGTCACCGTCTCCGACGTCGAGGTCTCGGACGACGAACCGACGACCGGCGATACCGTTACCGTCACACCGACGATCCGCCACTCGAGCGAACAGGACGGTGGGTTCCAAGTCACGCAAGTCGTGTTGACGGCACCCGATCGAGGCAAGGTCGACGAAGCGAGCGATCTCGGTTCGATCGGGGCCGGTGAAACGATCGACGTCCCCCTGCAGACGACGGTCGAAACGGCGGGAGAGAAACGCCTCGTCGTCAAAGTACGCGGGCTCAAAGAGGACGCGGACGGAAACCTGCAGCGAATCGGGGTCATCGAGCGCCCGGTATACGTCAGCGCGTCCGAGCCGTCCCGTGATTCACCGACGGAGCCGCGGCTCCAGATCGACACCGATCGGGCGGTCGCCGGCACCGACGTTCCGGTCGGCGTTACCGTCTCTAACGGTGACGACGAGGAACTGACCGATCTGGTCCTGCGACTCGACGGCGAGGGGATCGTCGAGGAGCAGACCCGGATCCGACCGACGCTCGGAGCCGGGAACATGACGACGTTCGATTTCCGGGTACGGCCCGACGAAGCGGGTGAGACGGAGCTCACGGCCACCCTGGAGTACGGCGACGACAGCCGTGTCGAAACCGTCCGGTCGATCCAGGTCGAACCGTTGCGAGAGGATGTCGATCTACACGCGTCGATCCTCGAGCGAAACGAATCGACGGTGCTGCAGTACCGGGTTACCAACCGAGGGAACGCCCCGATAGACGACGTGACCCTCTCCGGCCGAGTGAACGACGAGCAGTTGCCGGGTGCGACGATCGCGACCGTCGACGCCGCGTCGGCGGAGACGGTGACGATTCCGGTCAGCGACGCGCCGACGGGAACCGCCGAAATCGAAGCGACGTACAGGGCCGACGATCGCACGGAAGGCATCGATCGAACCGTCGATCTCGCCGGTCCGACTGCGACCGACTCCGAGATCGGTGTCGGCAGCGATCGGGCGGCGTTTCTCCCCGGCAGTTGGGGGCAGCTCCTGCTCGGTGGCGTCGGTGCTACGCTCGTCTGCGTCGCCGCGATCGCCGGTATCGGCTATCGACGACGACAGTAG
- a CDS encoding beta-ketoacyl-ACP reductase, producing the protein MSMDGRTCVITGSAKGIGRGIAEYLGEEGANVVINYRSSEGEAYEAVDAIESAGGSAVAAQADVSDRAAVENMVEVCHEAFGPADVLVNNAGITADKQFTEMSPEEWNRVMDVNLGGMFNCTQLFYDDLWNAEEGRLINISSVVGKQGNYGQANYAAAKSGMFGFTRTIALELAKGGSTANCVAPGFTATDMLESVPDKVLDRIIAGIPLERLAEVEDIAAVVRFLASKDSSYVTGEVIDVNGGMDL; encoded by the coding sequence ATGTCCATGGATGGTCGTACCTGCGTTATTACGGGCTCGGCGAAGGGGATCGGTCGCGGCATCGCCGAGTACCTCGGCGAGGAGGGAGCGAACGTCGTCATCAACTACCGGTCGTCGGAGGGTGAGGCCTACGAGGCAGTCGACGCCATCGAGTCGGCCGGCGGCTCGGCGGTCGCGGCTCAGGCCGACGTCTCCGACCGTGCGGCGGTCGAGAACATGGTCGAGGTCTGCCACGAGGCGTTCGGCCCGGCGGACGTCCTCGTGAACAACGCCGGCATCACGGCCGACAAACAGTTCACCGAGATGTCCCCCGAGGAGTGGAACCGCGTGATGGACGTCAATCTGGGCGGCATGTTCAACTGTACGCAACTGTTCTACGACGACCTCTGGAACGCCGAGGAGGGTCGATTGATCAACATCTCGAGCGTCGTCGGCAAACAGGGCAACTACGGCCAGGCAAACTACGCGGCCGCGAAAAGCGGGATGTTCGGCTTCACGCGGACGATCGCCCTCGAACTCGCGAAAGGTGGGTCGACGGCCAACTGCGTCGCGCCGGGCTTTACCGCCACCGATATGCTCGAGAGCGTCCCGGACAAGGTGTTAGACCGGATCATCGCGGGGATCCCCCTCGAGCGACTGGCGGAGGTCGAAGACATCGCCGCAGTAGTTCGATTCCTCGCGAGCAAGGACTCCTCGTACGTGACCGGCGAAGTGATCGACGTCAACGGCGGGATGGATCTGTAG
- the phaC gene encoding class III poly(R)-hydroxyalkanoic acid synthase subunit PhaC — MKNPFATALNMQRQAWEATADLAEKSSVAPDRTETVENVGVGQTPSEVVYEENKLKLLHYEPMTEEQHDIPILIVYALINKPYILDLQPDRSVVQTLLEAGFDVYLIDWGEPSKLDRTLGLDDYVNRYIDNCVDVVRERSGRESINILGYCMGGTMSAMYASLYPEKVENLALMAAGLCFDGDGGVLELWGSEDYYDPETVTATFDNVPAEFLDVGFALMDPVQNNVTKYVTFYDNMEDEDFVENFARMERWLAEGIDVAGEAYEEFIRDIYQENKLYANELRLGGEHVDLGNIDMPVLQIVAEYDHLIPPAASKPFNDEIASDDTEILEFATGHIGMSVSSRSHAELWPEVCDWFEARSNGTDEESPTSDRSTDPDDADAALAEDVAGNESGASDLADGGIDIESGTDIDAETSEFHGQDRSDAEIADRGEGSVQAEPAEPGEMTVDEDVVEEVAGEDVASEIASEPDDLTDLRGIGDAYAAALAEAGIETFAELANADVADLAAETGISPTRVEDWIDQARER; from the coding sequence ATGAAGAACCCCTTCGCAACCGCCCTGAACATGCAACGGCAGGCCTGGGAGGCGACCGCCGACCTGGCCGAGAAAAGCAGTGTCGCACCCGACCGGACCGAAACCGTCGAGAACGTCGGGGTTGGGCAAACGCCCAGCGAGGTCGTCTACGAGGAGAACAAGCTCAAGCTCCTCCACTACGAGCCGATGACGGAGGAGCAACACGACATCCCCATCCTCATCGTCTACGCGCTGATCAACAAGCCCTACATCCTCGATCTCCAGCCCGATCGGTCCGTGGTCCAGACGTTGCTCGAGGCCGGCTTCGACGTCTACCTGATCGACTGGGGCGAACCCTCCAAGCTGGATCGGACGCTCGGTCTCGACGACTACGTCAACCGGTATATCGACAACTGCGTCGACGTGGTCCGTGAACGATCGGGACGGGAGTCGATCAACATCCTCGGTTACTGCATGGGCGGGACGATGTCGGCCATGTACGCCTCCTTGTATCCCGAGAAAGTCGAGAACTTGGCGCTGATGGCCGCCGGGCTCTGCTTCGACGGCGACGGCGGCGTCCTCGAGCTGTGGGGCAGCGAGGACTACTACGACCCCGAGACGGTCACGGCGACGTTCGACAACGTTCCCGCCGAGTTCTTGGACGTCGGCTTCGCCCTGATGGATCCGGTCCAGAACAACGTGACCAAGTACGTCACGTTTTACGACAACATGGAAGACGAGGACTTCGTCGAGAACTTCGCCCGGATGGAGCGCTGGCTGGCGGAGGGGATCGACGTGGCCGGCGAGGCCTACGAGGAGTTCATCCGCGACATCTATCAGGAGAACAAGCTCTACGCAAACGAACTCCGGTTGGGCGGCGAACACGTCGATCTGGGCAACATCGACATGCCCGTCCTCCAGATCGTCGCGGAGTACGACCACCTCATCCCGCCGGCGGCCTCCAAACCGTTCAACGACGAGATCGCCTCGGACGACACCGAGATCCTCGAGTTCGCGACGGGCCACATCGGCATGTCCGTCTCCTCGCGAAGCCACGCGGAACTCTGGCCGGAGGTCTGTGACTGGTTCGAGGCGCGCTCGAACGGGACGGATGAAGAGTCACCCACCTCGGACCGGTCGACCGACCCCGATGACGCGGACGCGGCGCTGGCCGAGGACGTCGCCGGCAACGAATCGGGTGCCAGCGACCTCGCCGACGGCGGCATCGACATCGAGTCGGGGACGGATATCGACGCCGAGACGAGCGAGTTCCACGGTCAGGATCGCTCGGATGCGGAGATCGCCGATCGCGGCGAGGGATCGGTTCAGGCGGAACCGGCCGAACCGGGCGAGATGACCGTCGACGAGGACGTCGTCGAGGAGGTCGCTGGCGAGGACGTGGCCTCGGAGATCGCGTCCGAACCCGACGATCTCACCGATCTCCGTGGCATCGGCGACGCCTACGCAGCGGCGCTCGCCGAGGCCGGGATCGAGACGTTCGCGGAGTTGGCCAACGCCGATGTCGCCGACCTCGCCGCCGAAACCGGGATCTCGCCGACTCGAGTCGAAGACTGGATCGACCAGGCTCGAGAGCGCTGA
- a CDS encoding poly(R)-hydroxyalkanoic acid synthase subunit PhaE, producing MSDQHQPQAGDWSAFAEQWNEQFLDALEDNMEAQAQFVERWSESVGELSEDEELSDGVEGYARAYETWMNASQQMVDRMNDQLEGEDVDIEEFRDIWLNTANEAFKDVMSTTAFAKMTGETVGDVLELQQQADEAAQETLHTLGFATEDDIVEVGDRLVELERRQHAVEQKLDRVLDHLEEQ from the coding sequence ATGTCAGACCAACACCAGCCCCAGGCAGGAGACTGGAGCGCGTTCGCCGAACAGTGGAACGAGCAGTTCCTCGACGCACTCGAGGACAACATGGAAGCCCAAGCCCAGTTCGTCGAGCGCTGGTCCGAAAGCGTCGGCGAACTGAGCGAGGACGAGGAACTCTCCGACGGCGTCGAGGGGTATGCCCGTGCCTACGAGACGTGGATGAACGCCTCCCAGCAGATGGTCGATCGGATGAACGACCAACTCGAGGGCGAGGACGTCGACATCGAGGAGTTCCGTGACATCTGGCTCAACACGGCCAACGAGGCGTTCAAGGACGTGATGTCGACGACCGCGTTCGCCAAGATGACCGGCGAGACCGTCGGCGACGTCCTCGAACTGCAACAGCAGGCCGACGAGGCGGCTCAGGAGACGCTGCACACGCTCGGCTTCGCGACCGAGGACGACATCGTCGAGGTCGGGGATCGGCTCGTCGAACTCGAGCGCCGCCAGCACGCCGTCGAGCAGAAACTCGACCGCGTTCTCGACCACCTAGAGGAGCAATGA
- a CDS encoding AbrB/MazE/SpoVT family DNA-binding domain-containing protein, with product MTDDSDRSPWFPPAMFTEQMQEAGEQVAQSQQEMMKQLLQASSANPLEDTSAFGPMNMGTATFKARVQSGGRISIPEPERDALDIEEGDIVQTIVVPVKRNREDQS from the coding sequence ATGACGGACGACTCCGACCGATCGCCCTGGTTCCCGCCTGCTATGTTTACCGAGCAGATGCAGGAAGCGGGCGAGCAGGTTGCCCAGTCCCAGCAGGAGATGATGAAACAGTTGCTCCAGGCCAGTTCGGCGAATCCGCTCGAGGATACGTCGGCCTTTGGCCCGATGAACATGGGCACGGCGACGTTCAAGGCCCGCGTCCAAAGCGGCGGTCGGATCAGCATTCCCGAACCCGAACGGGACGCCCTCGACATCGAGGAGGGCGATATCGTCCAGACGATCGTCGTCCCCGTCAAACGCAACCGAGAGGACCAATCATGA
- a CDS encoding MaoC family dehydratase: MSHENTGGENFAAMTDAWSAMTRGFLRTATAANRAAVSAMVPAANGDRDSEGDRIVPPIPSIEYSDLDWQFDRTVDDPDGISVGDTVTFEKALTDEDVRAFAAVSGDTNRLHLDEEFAEDTRFGERIVHGTLVSGLISAALARLPGLTIYLSQDLEFSGPVGIGDRVSARVEVVEALGNDQYRLETVVRNEDDDATVIDGEAVVLIDDLPAE; the protein is encoded by the coding sequence ATGTCACACGAGAACACTGGGGGTGAGAACTTCGCCGCTATGACCGACGCTTGGTCGGCGATGACGCGGGGGTTCCTCCGAACCGCGACCGCGGCCAACCGAGCGGCCGTCTCCGCGATGGTTCCCGCCGCCAACGGCGACCGCGATTCCGAGGGCGACAGGATCGTACCGCCGATCCCCTCCATCGAGTACTCCGACCTCGACTGGCAGTTCGATCGCACGGTCGATGACCCCGACGGCATCAGCGTCGGCGACACCGTCACGTTCGAGAAGGCGCTGACCGACGAGGACGTCCGGGCCTTCGCCGCGGTCAGCGGCGACACGAACCGGCTCCACTTGGACGAGGAGTTCGCCGAGGACACCCGCTTCGGCGAACGTATCGTCCACGGCACGCTCGTCTCCGGCCTCATCAGCGCCGCCCTCGCTCGCCTCCCGGGACTCACGATCTATCTCTCACAGGACCTCGAGTTCAGCGGTCCCGTCGGCATCGGCGACCGGGTCTCGGCCCGCGTCGAGGTCGTCGAGGCCCTCGGCAACGACCAGTACCGCCTCGAGACGGTCGTCCGCAACGAGGACGATGACGCGACCGTGATCGACGGCGAGGCCGTCGTATTGATCGACGACCTGCCGGCGGAGTAA
- a CDS encoding phosphohexomutase domain-containing protein: MTLFGTAGIRGPVDEVTPSLALAVGQAAGEPGATFVVGRDGRETGPALVAAMEAGLESAGADVRRVGQVPTPALAYASRGRRGVMLTASHNPPADNGIKLFDDGVEYDSDAERAVDEAVAADDGLANWDEWGDGERLAVLSEYRDAVTDYVRTRFADTGTDGDAATPPDPLEGLRIAVDCGNGVGALATPQVLERLGATVVAVNASVDGHFPGRGSKPTPETLTEFSAFVADGEFDLGLAHDGDADRLVVLGPDGEVIHEDTILAVVAARYTADSDADNPVVVTTPNASARIDERVRAAGGRVERVRLGALHEGIARERERGSVDTEIAFAAEPWKHIHTAFGGWIDGVASAAVVAALVAAAGDTDRLREPVTERPYRKVSLDCPDAAKVDAMSALESDLPDAFPEAAVDTDYGVRLEFDDASWLLVRPSGTEPYVRLYAESESVDDLVDEAGGVIEAAIEDVR, translated from the coding sequence ATGACGCTGTTCGGAACCGCGGGGATTCGCGGTCCCGTCGATGAGGTAACGCCGTCGCTCGCGCTCGCCGTCGGCCAAGCCGCCGGCGAACCCGGGGCGACGTTCGTCGTCGGCCGCGACGGCCGGGAGACCGGCCCAGCGCTCGTGGCGGCGATGGAAGCCGGCCTCGAGAGCGCCGGGGCCGACGTTCGCCGTGTTGGACAGGTGCCGACGCCCGCGCTGGCCTACGCCTCGCGCGGCCGGCGGGGCGTGATGCTCACCGCCAGCCACAACCCGCCAGCGGACAACGGCATCAAGCTCTTCGACGACGGCGTCGAGTACGACAGCGACGCCGAACGGGCCGTCGACGAGGCCGTTGCGGCCGACGACGGCCTCGCTAACTGGGACGAGTGGGGCGACGGCGAACGCCTCGCCGTCCTCTCGGAGTACCGCGACGCGGTCACCGACTACGTCCGGACACGGTTCGCCGACACCGGTACGGACGGCGACGCCGCGACCCCGCCGGACCCGCTCGAGGGACTGCGGATCGCCGTCGACTGCGGGAACGGCGTCGGCGCGCTTGCGACGCCACAGGTCCTCGAGCGACTCGGCGCGACGGTCGTCGCGGTCAACGCCTCCGTTGACGGCCACTTTCCCGGTCGGGGGAGCAAACCGACTCCGGAGACGCTCACGGAGTTCTCGGCGTTCGTCGCGGACGGCGAGTTCGACCTCGGACTCGCTCACGACGGCGACGCCGACCGGCTAGTCGTCCTCGGCCCCGACGGCGAGGTGATCCACGAGGACACGATCCTCGCAGTGGTTGCGGCACGCTACACGGCCGACAGCGACGCCGACAACCCCGTCGTCGTCACCACGCCCAACGCCTCCGCCCGCATCGACGAGCGGGTTCGGGCGGCCGGTGGCCGGGTCGAGCGCGTCCGACTCGGGGCACTCCACGAGGGGATCGCGCGGGAGCGCGAGCGCGGCTCGGTCGACACCGAAATCGCCTTCGCCGCCGAACCCTGGAAACACATCCACACCGCCTTCGGCGGCTGGATCGATGGCGTCGCAAGCGCGGCGGTCGTCGCCGCGCTCGTCGCCGCGGCCGGCGACACCGACCGGCTCCGAGAGCCGGTCACCGAACGCCCCTACCGAAAGGTCAGTCTCGACTGTCCCGATGCGGCCAAGGTCGACGCCATGTCTGCCCTCGAGAGCGACCTGCCCGACGCGTTCCCCGAGGCCGCCGTCGACACCGACTACGGCGTCCGCCTCGAGTTCGACGACGCCTCGTGGCTGCTGGTCCGCCCGAGCGGCACCGAACCCTACGTGCGCCTCTACGCGGAGAGCGAGTCGGTCGACGACCTCGTCGACGAGGCAGGCGGGGTCATCGAAGCGGCAATCGAGGACGTCCGGTAG
- the cdd gene encoding cytidine deaminase: MNDLIAAARDAQDRAHVPYSEYRVGAALETTDGAVFTGCNLENANYSNSLHAEEVAVAEAVKNGHREFSRLAVSSDRRDGVTPCGMCRQTLAEFCDDDLAVICDEGGDDVTEYTLGELLPNTISEETLE; encoded by the coding sequence ATGAACGACTTGATCGCGGCCGCCCGCGACGCACAGGACCGGGCCCACGTCCCCTACTCCGAGTACCGCGTCGGTGCCGCCCTCGAGACTACCGATGGCGCGGTCTTTACCGGCTGTAACCTCGAGAACGCCAACTACAGTAACAGCCTCCACGCCGAGGAGGTCGCGGTCGCCGAGGCGGTCAAGAACGGCCACCGCGAGTTCTCGCGGCTCGCGGTCAGTTCCGATCGGCGCGACGGCGTCACCCCCTGTGGGATGTGCCGCCAGACGCTGGCGGAGTTCTGCGACGACGACCTCGCCGTGATCTGTGACGAGGGCGGCGACGACGTGACCGAGTACACGCTGGGTGAACTGCTGCCGAACACGATCAGCGAGGAGACGCTCGAGTGA
- a CDS encoding DUF488 domain-containing protein, producing the protein MACGTLTDTYVAAIQHGLVDLPADATRIGVVRQPTSWFHAAVDENLPELGPPEPLLESVRDAEEDMKMQGLCEEGAHNAAWDRVGFGDAYRDHLESDDSARAAVETLSERLAAGESLALVCYENTEKKRCHRTILREYLEQ; encoded by the coding sequence ATGGCATGCGGGACGCTCACGGACACCTACGTCGCGGCGATCCAGCACGGTTTGGTCGATCTGCCCGCCGACGCGACCCGGATCGGCGTCGTCCGCCAGCCGACCTCGTGGTTCCACGCGGCCGTCGACGAGAACCTGCCCGAACTCGGGCCCCCGGAACCGCTCCTCGAGTCGGTGCGCGACGCCGAGGAGGACATGAAAATGCAGGGGCTCTGCGAGGAGGGTGCCCACAACGCCGCGTGGGACCGGGTCGGGTTCGGCGATGCGTATCGTGACCACCTCGAGAGCGACGACAGCGCGCGGGCGGCGGTCGAAACGCTCTCCGAGCGGTTGGCAGCGGGCGAGTCGCTAGCGCTGGTCTGTTACGAAAACACCGAGAAAAAGCGGTGTCACCGGACGATCCTCCGGGAGTACCTCGAGCAGTGA
- a CDS encoding nucleoside phosphorylase gives MTRDSEDPNADEQYHLEVGPDDVADTVLLPGNPERLEKIVAFWDDHEIRGHHREYRTATGSYEGTPVSVTSTGIGSPSAAIAVEELARIGVDTFLRVGSCGAIQPDMAVGDLVITTGAVRQEGTSDEYVREDYPAAADGEVVSALVAAAERLGYDYHTGVTMSSDSFYAGQGRPGFEGFEAAGSDALVDELKAANVKNIEMEASAILTLANLYGLRAGAVCTVYANRETGEFRTEGESRAAETATLATHLLAKMDAVKREAGADRWHAGLSLE, from the coding sequence ATGACTCGAGACAGCGAAGACCCGAACGCCGACGAACAGTACCACCTCGAGGTCGGCCCCGACGACGTGGCCGACACCGTGTTGTTGCCGGGCAACCCCGAACGCCTCGAGAAGATCGTGGCGTTCTGGGACGACCACGAGATCCGCGGCCACCACCGCGAGTACCGCACTGCGACCGGGAGCTACGAGGGGACGCCGGTCTCGGTCACCTCGACGGGGATCGGCAGTCCGTCGGCCGCGATCGCCGTCGAGGAACTGGCGCGGATCGGTGTCGACACGTTCCTCCGGGTCGGCTCCTGCGGCGCGATCCAGCCCGACATGGCGGTCGGCGATCTGGTGATCACCACCGGCGCGGTCCGTCAGGAGGGGACCAGCGACGAGTACGTCCGCGAGGACTACCCGGCCGCCGCCGACGGCGAGGTCGTCTCGGCGCTGGTCGCCGCCGCCGAACGACTAGGTTACGACTACCACACCGGTGTGACGATGAGTTCCGACTCGTTCTACGCGGGCCAGGGCCGGCCCGGGTTCGAGGGTTTCGAGGCTGCGGGTTCGGATGCCCTCGTCGACGAACTCAAAGCGGCGAACGTGAAAAACATCGAGATGGAAGCCAGCGCCATCCTGACGCTCGCGAACCTCTACGGGCTCCGGGCCGGCGCGGTCTGTACCGTCTACGCCAACCGCGAAACGGGCGAATTCCGGACTGAAGGCGAGTCCCGGGCCGCCGAGACCGCGACGCTCGCGACCCACTTGCTGGCGAAGATGGACGCCGTCAAACGCGAGGCGGGTGCCGACCGCTGGCACGCCGGCCTCTCGCTCGAGTAG
- a CDS encoding mechanosensitive ion channel family protein, which produces MVEWQPLLNEPAVIAAAVLALGLVVGYLVGRLNEELLSASGVPEAVEGTPFERTAQSIGTSTVEIVARLSSWFIYGIAVLTAIHIAQLLDTDAFWLRVTEFVPQLFIAVLVLILGFIVADKTELIVSEYLRGVKLPEVSVIPKVVKYSVLYVTFIIALGQVGVHVLALLILLTVYAVGIVIVGTVAFKDFLVSSAAGIYLLLNQPYGIGDEIRIGDQTGIVQEVDLFVTKIEDDSEEYIVPNRKVFEDGIVRMRD; this is translated from the coding sequence ATGGTAGAGTGGCAGCCGCTCCTCAACGAACCGGCCGTCATAGCCGCGGCGGTACTGGCGCTCGGCCTCGTCGTCGGCTATCTGGTCGGTCGGCTCAACGAGGAACTGCTCTCGGCGTCGGGCGTCCCGGAGGCCGTCGAGGGAACCCCCTTCGAGCGGACCGCCCAGTCGATCGGTACCTCGACGGTCGAGATCGTCGCCCGCCTGAGTTCGTGGTTCATCTACGGCATCGCGGTGTTGACCGCGATCCACATCGCCCAACTGCTCGACACCGACGCCTTCTGGCTGCGAGTCACCGAGTTCGTCCCGCAGCTGTTTATCGCCGTCCTCGTCCTCATTCTGGGGTTTATCGTCGCGGACAAGACGGAACTGATCGTCAGCGAGTACCTCCGTGGCGTCAAGCTCCCCGAAGTATCGGTCATCCCGAAAGTGGTCAAGTACTCCGTCCTCTATGTCACGTTCATCATCGCGCTCGGGCAAGTCGGCGTCCACGTCCTCGCGCTCTTGATCCTGCTGACCGTCTACGCCGTCGGCATCGTCATCGTCGGTACTGTCGCGTTCAAGGACTTCCTCGTCTCGAGCGCCGCCGGAATCTATCTGCTGCTGAACCAGCCCTACGGGATCGGCGACGAGATCCGGATCGGCGACCAGACCGGCATCGTTCAGGAGGTCGATCTGTTCGTCACCAAGATCGAGGACGACTCCGAGGAGTACATCGTCCCCAATCGGAAGGTCTTCGAGGACGGGATCGTCCGGATGCGGGACTGA
- the dacZ gene encoding diadenylate cyclase DacZ, protein MAGLDDAFGDLFASVDAVVLFSPSGSYYEQFVDIEDLDVIVVGTENAVGAETFVELPLEFENISERIRYGLEGALEQGVIEDGDELACATSVFSDGIDTVSRVRADAETRTGIYDLFVKSRADPEVVKSVLEVAIELGKKGQKGKPVGALFVVGDAGKVMNKSRPLSYNPFEKSHVHVGDPIVNVMLKEFSRLDGAFIISDAGKIVSAYRYLEPSAEGVDIPKGLGARHMAGGAITRDTNAIAIVLSESDGLVRAFKAGELILEVDPEAY, encoded by the coding sequence ATGGCCGGGTTAGACGACGCCTTCGGGGACCTCTTTGCGAGTGTCGATGCGGTCGTACTCTTCTCACCCAGCGGCTCCTACTACGAGCAGTTCGTGGACATCGAGGACCTCGACGTGATCGTCGTCGGGACCGAAAACGCCGTCGGCGCGGAGACGTTCGTCGAACTCCCCCTCGAGTTCGAGAACATCTCCGAACGGATCCGATACGGCCTCGAGGGGGCCTTAGAGCAGGGCGTGATCGAGGACGGCGACGAGTTGGCCTGTGCGACCAGCGTCTTCAGCGATGGAATCGATACCGTCTCGCGGGTGCGGGCCGACGCGGAGACCCGGACGGGGATCTACGACCTGTTCGTCAAGTCCCGGGCCGACCCGGAAGTGGTCAAGTCGGTGCTGGAAGTGGCGATCGAACTGGGCAAGAAGGGCCAGAAGGGCAAGCCGGTCGGCGCGCTGTTCGTCGTCGGCGACGCGGGCAAGGTGATGAACAAGTCCCGCCCGCTTTCCTACAACCCCTTCGAGAAGTCCCACGTTCATGTCGGCGATCCGATCGTCAACGTGATGCTCAAGGAGTTCTCGCGGCTGGACGGCGCTTTCATCATCTCCGACGCGGGCAAGATCGTCTCGGCGTATCGCTACCTCGAGCCCTCGGCGGAGGGGGTCGACATCCCGAAGGGGTTGGGCGCGCGCCACATGGCCGGCGGCGCGATCACGCGCGATACCAATGCGATCGCGATCGTCCTCTCGGAGAGTGACGGCCTCGTCCGGGCGTTCAAGGCCGGAGAACTCATCCTGGAGGTCGATCCGGAGGCGTACTGA